Genomic DNA from Alkalihalobacterium alkalinitrilicum:
CGCTTATGAACTTTATTATGGATGGTGGACGTCCCGTTGGAATTATTGATTACCTCATGGAGAATCCATCAGACAAGATGCCATGGCTTGGTTTGCTCATGATACATAGAGACTATCAAGGACAAGGGTATGCCGTTGAAGCACTTAAACAATATGAATGCTTAATGCAGGACCAGGGTAAAAAGAGAGTACGGCTTGGTGTTATCAAGGGGAATAATCGTGCGTTAAATTTTTGGACTAAGCGAGGATTTATTTTTTATGAGGAAAAGCAAGGAAAGAACTGGACAGTGCTGTGTTTTGAAAAAACATTGTAAGCAATCTCTCACATAAGCTTAGCCATACTTCCAGAAGGAGTACGGCTATTCCTTCTTCAACTCCCTCAGTTAGATATTAATTGCTCTCAAATGCTAACGGAGAGCAGTACTTCAATAGACAAACAACATTTCATCGCAAAAGTTATTCTCAATAAAAAGAAAATGGCACTATAATTTTTCTGTATTAAGTTCAATCATTGAAACAATTTCTTCGAATGTATAATTAGGATTTACAATATCAACAGTAAAGTCTTGTTCTTTTTCAATTCCATTGTCCATTTATAATGATTGATTTATTTTCAAGAAAATAATGAAGATCTTGCTTCATTGATCGCTTATTGGTATCCAACGTGGGACCATCAGCACTGCACACTTTTGTTTAATATCATCTTCCAGTTATCGAGAAAGAGTTAGAAGAAAGAGGAATTTCGATTAGACATAGTAATCGTTTATCCCTTGAAGAAGTGATAGAGCATATGATTAGTAGTGGTTAAAGTAAATGAAACTTTATGATGATTGAAACGTAAATGATTATATATCGAAAAACCCGAGGGTGAAGATTATGTATTTTCCATCTAAAAAAGACTTATGGTTAACGTTAATTATTTGGGGAGCGATTCTAGCGATGGTAGTTCCAGCGATTATCGACCAAGAAGTCGTTGGGCTATTCATTGCATTGCCGATTGCATTCTTTATGGGATGGTTATGGTTTGCTACAGGCTACACAATAGAAGATGGTTTTATCAAAATTAAATTTGGCCCATTTCGAAAAACGGTTCACATACAAGATATAAGTAAAATCAACAAAACAAAGAACCCCATTTCTTCACCAGCCTTATCACTTGATCGAATTGAGATTATCTACGGAAAATTTTCGGATATAGTGTTTATTTCTCCAAGAAATGAATGTGAATTTGTTCAATTATTATTACAGGAAAATCCAAATAGCGTTTTGGATGAAAAACTAAAAGATAGGCTAGGGAAGTGAAGCGATGTATAGTCACGTGGCCTGAGGACTTTATTAAAATTACTTTGAAAAAAGCTGCTTTTTTTATGGGGGAAAGATGAATAAATCGGTTTAAAAAATACACAAAATTTTACAGAATACTAAATGACTCATTTTGTATAATGTTATTATTATTGATAATGATAATGTTATATAATGTTGCCCATTAAGGAGGTAATTTATGATGAATAGAAGAGAAGAACGAATTAAGATCGAAGGAAAAGCCTTGTTAGGTGCAACAATATCCTTTCCAGAATCGACTGAACAAAAGGTTCCAGCCGCTTTAATAATTGCAGGGTCTGGCGCAGGTGACCGAGATGGGAACATGCCTAAACTACCACTTAATCTTTATAAAATGATATCAGATGGATTAGCTGAAGCAGGATTTATTTCCCTCCGCTATGATAAAAGAGGTGTCGGAGAAAGTGAAGGGGAATTAAACGTAGCTGGATTATGGGATTTAGTTGATGATGCTGAAAGTGCATTACAGTTTTTAAGAAATAATACTAACGTTGATCAAGAGCAGGTATATGTGTTAGGTCATAGTGAAGGAACAATAATAGCTACGGCTCTTAATGAGAGAGCATCATTAGCAGGGTTAATTCTTATCGCAGGAGCTGCTGATACAGTAGGTGAAGCTACTAGATATCAGCGAGAATTAGCTTATGAAGAATTAAATAATGAGTCAGGAATCAAAGGGTGGCTAATTAAAAAATTAAAAATTACAGATAAAGCGGAAAAGAAAACTCAAAAGATTTTCGATAAGATGTCTACGAGTGACAAAGATGAAATTCGAGTTCAACTTTTTGCCAAGCTACCAGCTAAATGGTTTAGAGAGCATTTCCAATTTGACCTTTATGGTTCAATGGAAAAAATCACTTGTCCTGTCCTTGCAATCAATGGCACTAAAGATATACAAACGAAAGTTGAAAATGTCTATAAAGTACCTGAACTTGTTAATGGGCCATCGGAAATACATGAGGTTGAAGGGATGAATCATATTTTAAGGTATCAAGAAGGTGATGTTTCCATTCAAAAAGTAAAAAGTGCATATCAAGCGCAAGCGAGTGATCCATTACATCCATACTTAATGCAGATCATTACGAATTGGCTCGAGAGTAATCAGGTAGGGAGGTAACAAAGTGGGGAAAGGAGATGTTATCTTACATCCAGTTAGAATGCGAATTATTCAATCATTATTAAAACGGTCATTGACAGTTCAAGAGCTAATGGAGTGGCTTCCTGATATTCCACAAGCTACATTATATAGGCAATTAAAGGTGTTAACAGATAACAATGTGATAAACATTTCAAAGGAGAGGAAGGTTAGAGGTACATTTGAACGAACATATTCATTAAACAGAGATTCTGCTACTTTTTCTACGTCAGAAGCCCATGAATTGAGTAAGGAAGAACATATGAAATATTTCATTACCTATTTTACCAGTCTGATGCAAGGTGTTGAAGAGTATTTAGAGAGTGATGAGTTAGATTTGGAGAAAGATGGGTTTGGTTATTGTCACATTGATTTATTTTTAGATGATGATGAGTTTACAAATTTAAAAAAGGACTTAGTTGCTGTGGTAAAAAGATATTCAGATAACGAACCAAATCGTACAAGGCGTAGAAGGACAGTTGCTACAGTTTTTATTCCTGAAAGGGAAAAATAATGAGATAGTTGGATTGATGCCCGTGCATCTAGACCTCACTAATAATGGTTAGATCTAGGAATACCAATGCTTTTGTATTTTTACATTCGAATAGGTTTCGGTGAAGATTGTACTTAAGCCAATAATAAAGCAGTTAGTAAGGAATGAATATTACGCTCGAAAAATATAAAGAGACGATGGCATGCTCGTTAAAAGGTCTATTAAAATGACAATAGTTAAAACACCGTGCACTGTCCTCATTCCCTCATCTCATAAACAATCACTCTAAACCATCAACCACTGCCCCCACTGCGTCCCCTCATTAACCATCTTCCTTTTCTCAACCGTAAGTAAATTCGCCACTGTCCCATAAAAATATGGCATAAAACTCGTTTGGATCTTCTTCTGTTTATACTGGTAAACGGTTTGTTTGAAAGCATGGACGATCGTTGGGAGAACGGAATCGATCGAAGTTTGTGGTGGGAATTTGGCCGAGCGATAGGCCATTTCGACGCGATCCCATAGTCCGCAAATTTCTGTTGCTCGATTGAAAAAGGGTTTGACGGTCTTTACGAATTGTGATGGCACGTAATCAGGGATAAACGAATGGTCCAGTTCGTTTATGTTAACATGGTCAATTTTTGTTACCTGTTCTTGACGAAGATCTTTATCTTTTAATGTTTTAGTTTCAACTAAAGAAGTTTCCTGTGGCTTTTTTGGCGCATTAGCCTTTGATGGATGCGGGTTTTGGCTGTTTGTAGGCTCCGTCAATTTTTCGTCGTTGGGCGTGTCAAAACGGTTAAAAATATAAACATTATGTGCATATCCACCCGTTTCTCTTACCGTATGGATAATCGTGATGATCCCTAATGATTTTGCTTTCCTGAGCATTCGTTCAAACGTAGAGCGAGAAATACCGCCTTTGATCTCTTGGCAGGCTTGTACTAATTTACAAATTCGAGCATTACAAACACCAAGTACTTTTACACTAAAACGAGTGAGTACATCAAATGCAATTCGTTCACCTTTTGTAAAGTGGTGTCCGTGGATTTCAAGTGCATTTTTATTAGAATGATTAAATTCTTCTAAACTAGCAAACTGGCTATATTGTTTAAATTGTTCAATTTTTCCTGACTTCATTTTATAACCCCCTTAAATGTATCGTTCCTTCAAAATGTATATATAGGGGTGAAGGCGAAAACGTGAGGGCAAATGGAATCTTTTTTATACTATCGAAAAAATTATAAAAATTATCGGAAGAACGTATAAGAAAAAACTGAGGCTTCCACTATAGGACCTGGCGACAAGCCAAGTTTTTTTAATATAAATTCGGCTTGTGATCTCGAGAGTTTTTCTTTTCAAAAAGAGGTGTTCGTATGCGAACTGATTATTGTTATTAAAAGGAAATACACAATGATCGTTTCACCTACTTTAGTCCTTTTCAATTAGTAAAAATAAAAGACTACTGGGAGAGCTTCCATCTACTATTCTGATTTATTTAATCAATTGGTTTTGGAGACGGTTACTAGCGTTGAATAAAACGAATTTTTTATAGTCGATTTCTTTTTGAAATCGTTTTTTTTTGTAGTGAAAATCTAGTGAAAAGGACAAGACTTTTTATTTTTAAGATGCAATTTCTTAGGTTTGGGCGGATAGGCAAGTTACCAAAACGGGCTTTAGGCAATAAGTTAGTGTATAAGCTGAAGGGAGTGAGAAAATGGGTAGGCGAATAAAACATACTGAAAGTGACGTGGAGCATTTAGCAAGACTCATGCTGGCAGAGGCGATTGGTGAGGGAGCCGAAGGGATGGACTTGGTCGGGACGGTTGTGGCCAATCGGGTTGAGGCAGACTGTGAACCAGACTTCAGAAATTTACGCACTATCAGACATGCTATCTATCAAACGATACCAGGAACTGGAATTCCTCACTTCGAGCCTGTTTTAAATGGGGCATTGTATACACAGCGTCCCACAGAGGCAGACCTCCAGAGGGCTAGGAATTTGTTGCAGGGTCATAGGAATCCTCGAGCCCGTATGAATTTGTGGTTTTTTAATCCGAGTCCAGGGCAAGCATACCGTGAGCCTTGTACCGCCACGATGCCTAGATCGCCCATGACACAGTTCGATTTTGCACACAAGAATCATTGCTTCTATGTCGGTGTACCGGGCTACTGCCCAGAGTTTTATAGATGAATTAATTAATATAAGGAGATGAACTTATCATGACTTTTGGAAATTCTAGTTATTATCCAATGAACAATTTTCCTAGTTTTAATCAACCTACCATGATGCCAAGCGGTGCCGCACAACAACCAACCAGCTTCCCAGCGGGTATGCCTTCTGGACCCGCGTATTCTGTGCCAGTGGTTCCGATGGGAACTGGGCAGCTGCTACCGATAGGAAGGGTAGAAGAATCATTTATCGAAAATATCCTGCGTTTCAACAAAGGCAAGGTTGGTACATTCTACTTTACTTACCAAGGGAACACTGAATGGAATGCAATGGTATACCGCGGGCGCGTTGAAACGGCTGGCCGTGACCATATTATCATCAGCGATCCTGCCAGCGGTAAACGCTACCTGCTGTTGATGGCAAATCTCGACTGGGTAGAATTCGATGAACGAATTAACTATCCTCGCATGGAAATAAGTCCAGATGTAACCTTGGACGTATCCGAGTAATGTTTTAGAACGCAAAACCCGCTACCTTCAAAAAGAGGCCACTGAAAAAGTACCTGAAATAATAAAAGATATAGCACCTCAATTATTTGAGAGTGCTATATCTTTTTTGCTGTATAATTAAAATATCAAATTTGAGTGGGTGGATACGATGATTCAACATCAACAAGTAAACTTAAGTCCTTATATGGCGATTTATGACATAGTAGTACCGAAGGATAATGTTTTAAGAAAAATCAATGACTTAGTCGATTTTTCTTTTGTATATGAAGAATTAGTAGATAAATATTGCCTAGATAATGGACGTAATGCGATCCATCCTATTCGCATGTTCAAATACTTATTATTAAAATGTATCCACAACGTATCAGATATTGATATTGTCGAACGCTCAAAATATGATATGTCATTCAAATATTTTTTAGATATGGCGCCAGAAGATCCAGTGATTGATCCAAGTTCCTTAACGAAGTTTCGAAAACTGCGATTAAAGGATGTAAATTTATTAGACATGCTAATCAATAAAACTGTTGAGATCGCAATCGAAAAAGAAATTATAAAAAGTAAATCTATCATTGTAGATGCTACCCATACTAAGTCTCGTTACAACCAAAAATCAGCTAAAGAAGTGCTGATTGATCGCTCTAAAAATCTAAGAAAGACCATTTATCAAATAGATGAAACAATGAAAAGTAAATTCCCAACCAAAACAACATCAGATGTATTAGAAGATCAAATTGAGTATTGTGAAAAGCTAATTAAAGTCATTGAAAAAGAAGAGACTATCTGTGAATTCCCCAAGGTGAAAGAAACATTAAACCTACTTAAAGAAACGATAGCTGATGATATTGAACATCTACAATTATCCAAAGATGAAGATGCTAAAACAGGACATAAAACATCGGACTCAGCATTTTTTGGTTATAAAACACACATTTCCTTAAGTGAAGAAAGAATTATTACTGCAGCAGTTATCACAACAGGAGAAAAGAATGACGGAAAGCAACTAGAAACCTTAATTGAAAAAAGTATGGAAGCAGGTATGGAAGTTGATACTGTGATTGGTGATGCAGCTTATTCGGAAAAAGGAAATATTGAATATACAAAAACAAACGAAATGAAGTTAGTAGCTAAACTCAACCCTGTTGTCACTCAAGGTAATCGAAAAAAAGAAGATGAATTTGAGTTTAATAAAGATGCTGGTATGTATGTTTGTAAGGCTGGACACATGGCTATCAGGAAAGCACGAACTGGAAAAAAAGGTGTAGCGAAAAACCAAAAACACACATATTACTTTGATATAGAAAAATGTAAGGTGTGTCCATTAAAAGATGGCTGTTATAAGGAAGGAGCAAAAGCCAAAACATATTCTGTTACAATTAAATCGGATGTACACACAGAACAAATAGCTTTTCAAGAAAGTGATTACTTTAAAGAAAAATCCTCAGAGCGTTATAAAATAGAAGCAAAAAATAGTGAATTAAAACACCGGCACGGGTATGATGTAGCGTCATCTTCGGGTCTCGTTGGCATGGAGATTCAGGGAGCCATGGCTATGTTTACGGTGAATTTGAAAAGAATTCTGAAGTTAATTGGATAACTATAGTATGGGATTGACTTAAATTATAAGCAAAAAGAGACACCCTTATCCATTTAATGGATATAGGAACGTCTCTTTTTTGTGTGTTTATTCTTTCATCTTGAAAAACGGAAGTTTTTCAGTGGCCTCCTTCAAAAATGAGCGGGTTTTTAGTTTTGAGCATATATAGATTCCAAAATCAGCAATTCATTGAAACGAATGTTTTTTCCTTTCAGGTTGCAAAAGATAATGACTTGGTAGTGGCTAAAGAGTGTGAAGGAATAGCCTTAAAATATCTAATGCTTATGTTCAAAAAGAAAGGAAAAAAAAAAGCAGCGCCATTTGTTGTGCAGTACAACGATACTCGTAAAGTATTAACCATCTAAGTGACGATTGTATTCAAACTAATCGTCTTTTCGTATTTGACGGATCTGTGCAACAAATAACTTCTTATAGTAAAGAAGTAACTTTATATTTATAGTCGTTTGTTTTTAACAAACAGGCCAGATTGTCGAATAGGCTATGGGATATTATGATAAAATTATAGGATCAATTCTTAGAAATGTACTCATCCTAATGTGATAAAACAATTAATAAATTTGATAAATGAGGTATAATCATGTCAGTAATAAGCCTGTTAGCTTCTCAGTTAGGTCAGAGTGATGAAGTGCCGAATATTGAGCTAGCGCATAAGTTGGCTAAAGAAAAAAATCATGCAGGCATTGAAGAAATAATTGAAAACCTCTCTTGCAAGGATAAAAAGATTCAACACGATTGTATTAAGGTAGCGTATGAAATTGGACAAGTTAAACCAGAACTTATAGGTATGTATGCACTCAATTTTATAGAGTTACTAAAAGTCCACAATAACCGCTTGGTTTGGGGTGGAATGATGGCATTATCTACGATAGCTGAGGTTGGTATGTCAACACTAAATCAAACAATTTTTTTAGGGGCTAAGTTTCGATAACTTGCTGGACTTTGATACCCCAGGGCACTGTGCGAACGGATGTTATTGTACCAATTGATATAATCAAACAGTTCAAGTTCTAGGTGGTTAAGGGAATGGAACTGCTCCCCATTAATTAGTTCTGTTTTTAGAATCTTAAATGTCGCTTCTGCCACTGCATTATCATAAGGGTTTCCTTTATCGCTCAATGAACGTTCAATCTCATTTTCACTTAATAATTCATCAATAGCTACGTTTTTAAACTCAGATCCGCGATCTGTATGAAAGAGTTTTACATTCTCTAATGGCCGATTAACCGTTGCGAAGGCGCGTTGAACTAAAGCTGCGTCTTTGCGTTTTCCAACGCTATAACCAACTATTTCTCTATTATATAAATCAATTAAAAAACAGACGTAGCTCCAATAATGTCCTACTTTGACGTACGTTAAATCAC
This window encodes:
- a CDS encoding GNAT family N-acetyltransferase, with protein sequence MVKLIEFQPITHEQFESMRKIVNSNHEFNTLSEGHPELTDEEILKMYESAKKQGTLMNFIMDGGRPVGIIDYLMENPSDKMPWLGLLMIHRDYQGQGYAVEALKQYECLMQDQGKKRVRLGVIKGNNRALNFWTKRGFIFYEEKQGKNWTVLCFEKTL
- a CDS encoding PH domain-containing protein, with the protein product MYFPSKKDLWLTLIIWGAILAMVVPAIIDQEVVGLFIALPIAFFMGWLWFATGYTIEDGFIKIKFGPFRKTVHIQDISKINKTKNPISSPALSLDRIEIIYGKFSDIVFISPRNECEFVQLLLQENPNSVLDEKLKDRLGK
- a CDS encoding alpha/beta hydrolase; the encoded protein is MMNRREERIKIEGKALLGATISFPESTEQKVPAALIIAGSGAGDRDGNMPKLPLNLYKMISDGLAEAGFISLRYDKRGVGESEGELNVAGLWDLVDDAESALQFLRNNTNVDQEQVYVLGHSEGTIIATALNERASLAGLILIAGAADTVGEATRYQRELAYEELNNESGIKGWLIKKLKITDKAEKKTQKIFDKMSTSDKDEIRVQLFAKLPAKWFREHFQFDLYGSMEKITCPVLAINGTKDIQTKVENVYKVPELVNGPSEIHEVEGMNHILRYQEGDVSIQKVKSAYQAQASDPLHPYLMQIITNWLESNQVGR
- a CDS encoding helix-turn-helix domain-containing protein; this translates as MGKGDVILHPVRMRIIQSLLKRSLTVQELMEWLPDIPQATLYRQLKVLTDNNVINISKERKVRGTFERTYSLNRDSATFSTSEAHELSKEEHMKYFITYFTSLMQGVEEYLESDELDLEKDGFGYCHIDLFLDDDEFTNLKKDLVAVVKRYSDNEPNRTRRRRTVATVFIPEREK
- a CDS encoding cell wall hydrolase; translated protein: MLAEAIGEGAEGMDLVGTVVANRVEADCEPDFRNLRTIRHAIYQTIPGTGIPHFEPVLNGALYTQRPTEADLQRARNLLQGHRNPRARMNLWFFNPSPGQAYREPCTATMPRSPMTQFDFAHKNHCFYVGVPGYCPEFYR
- the gerQ gene encoding spore coat protein GerQ, which codes for MTFGNSSYYPMNNFPSFNQPTMMPSGAAQQPTSFPAGMPSGPAYSVPVVPMGTGQLLPIGRVEESFIENILRFNKGKVGTFYFTYQGNTEWNAMVYRGRVETAGRDHIIISDPASGKRYLLLMANLDWVEFDERINYPRMEISPDVTLDVSE
- a CDS encoding IS1182 family transposase translates to MIQHQQVNLSPYMAIYDIVVPKDNVLRKINDLVDFSFVYEELVDKYCLDNGRNAIHPIRMFKYLLLKCIHNVSDIDIVERSKYDMSFKYFLDMAPEDPVIDPSSLTKFRKLRLKDVNLLDMLINKTVEIAIEKEIIKSKSIIVDATHTKSRYNQKSAKEVLIDRSKNLRKTIYQIDETMKSKFPTKTTSDVLEDQIEYCEKLIKVIEKEETICEFPKVKETLNLLKETIADDIEHLQLSKDEDAKTGHKTSDSAFFGYKTHISLSEERIITAAVITTGEKNDGKQLETLIEKSMEAGMEVDTVIGDAAYSEKGNIEYTKTNEMKLVAKLNPVVTQGNRKKEDEFEFNKDAGMYVCKAGHMAIRKARTGKKGVAKNQKHTYYFDIEKCKVCPLKDGCYKEGAKAKTYSVTIKSDVHTEQIAFQESDYFKEKSSERYKIEAKNSELKHRHGYDVASSSGLVGMEIQGAMAMFTVNLKRILKLIG